The Mercurialis annua linkage group LG2, ddMerAnnu1.2, whole genome shotgun sequence genome contains a region encoding:
- the LOC126670533 gene encoding mechanosensitive ion channel protein 10-like — protein MAEKTTAPRELLITVPGDGYLSDSTTELTKMSPRCGPGPGKPPKIPVSDETLTRRRSLARSMYSKPRSRFGEQPLLVDASVLEEDNLANIQEHISRNSSMRRSLSRGSHNSKSGYSAIRTNSIAHRTALGLSGHVHDHDDDDDVEDVVKRVQSLKEKKKKLGFKVVLQWIVFLSLLGCLVASLKVQKMKEYMIWGLELWKWCVLVLVIFSGMMVTTWFMNFVVFLIERNYLLRKKVLYFVYGLKKSVQVFVWIGLVLLAWGLLFDCETERSKKAKKFLHCVTWTLAALLIGSFLWMIKTLLLKILACSFHVNTFFDRIQESIFHQYVLQTLSGPPVIEEAEKVGKSTSTGQLSLRSSKKGKKNEKKVIDMEKLYTMKQEKVSAGTMKTLVDAITNSRLCTLSDALEESVNGNTRAYDNEIHNEMEAIAAAYHIFNNVAKPGSKYIDEEDFHRFMISEEVDLVFPLFEASENGQIDRKSLTDWVVKVYNGRKALAHALCDTKTAVKQLNKVVLGVLIAVTIFIWILLLEIADSKSLWYIVTQLLVIAFMMKKTCTTVFEALMFVFVAHPFDVGDRCVVDGMILLVEEMNILTTVFLKLDNEKVYYPNAVLATKPISNFYRSPDMGEAIEFSIDFATSMEKIGLLKEKIKQYLENNPQHWYAGHGFVVKEIENVNKLKMAIYCSQTINFQDWPVKSGRRSDFVFALKTMLEELEIKYYLPPQQIHVRHIGSDAAIASKF, from the exons ATGGCAGAGAAGACAACAGCCCCTAGAGAGCTGCTGATAACAGTCCCAGGCGATGGATATCTAAGTGACTCAACTACTGAGTTAACAAAAATGAGTCCGAGGTGCGGCCCGGGTCCCGGTAAGCCCCCGAAAATCCCAGTTTCTGATGAGACTCTCACTCGAAGAAGGTCTCTCGCAAGGTCAATGTATTCAAAACCAAGATCAAGATTTGGTGAACAGCCACTTCTTGTTGATGCTTCTGTACTGGAAGAAGATAATTTAGCTAATATTCAAGAACACATTTCAAGAAATTCGTCTATGAGGAGGTCACTGAGTAGAGGATCACATAATAGCAAATCTGGTTATTCTGCTATTCGGACAAACTCCATCGCTCATAGAACAGCTCTAGGATTGTCTGGTCATGTACATGACCATGACGATGACGATGACGTGGAGGATGTTGTCAAGAGAGTTCAAtctttaaaagaaaagaagaagaaactagGTTTTAAAGTTGTTCTGCAGTGGATTGTATTTCTTAGCCTTTTGGGTTGCTTGGTGGCAAGCTTGAAAGTTCAGAAAATGAAGGAATATATGATCTGGGGCTTAGAGCTTTGGAAATGGTGCGTTCTTGTCCTGGTAATTTTCTCAGGAATGATGGTTACTACTTGGTTTAtgaattttgttgttttcttgatCGAAAGGAATTATTTACTGCGAAAAAAAGTTCTTTATTTCGTTTACGGATTGAAAAAGAGTGTTCAAGTGTTTGTTTGGATCGGTTTGGTTCTTCTTGCTTGGGGACTTTTATTTGATTGCGAAACTGAGAGATCCAAGAAAGCTAAAAAGTTTCTGCACTGCGTAACTTGGACTCTTGCTGCGCTTCTTATCGGATCATTTTTGTGGATGATCAAGACTCTATTATTAAAGATTTTAGCCTGTAGTTTTCATGTAAACACGTTCTTCGACAGAATTCAAGAATCAATCTTTCATCAGTATGTTTTGCAGACTCTTTCAGGACCTCCAGTGATAGAGGAAGCCGAGAAAGTTGGAAAATCAACCAGCACGGGTCAACTCAGTCTCAGAAGTTCGAAAAAGGGTAAAAAGAATGAGAAAAAAGTGATTGATATGGAGAAACTCTATACAATGAAGCAAGAAAAAGTTTCAGCTGGGACTATGAAAACTTTGGTAGATGCAATAACAAATTCAAGACTCTGTACACTTTCTGATGCATTGGAAGAGAGTGTTAATGGAAATACAAGAGCTTATGATAATGAGATTCATAACGAGATGGAGGCGATTGCTGCTGCGTATCATATTTTCAATAATGTTGCTAAGCCTGGTTCGAA ATACATTGATGAAGAGGACTTCCATAGGTTTATGATTAGTGAAGAGGTGGATCTTGTTTTTCCACTGTTTGAAGCATCTGAGAATGGACAAATTGACAGAAAATCTCTCACAGACTGGGTG GTTAAGGTTTACAATGGTCGGAAAGCACTTGCACATGCTTTATGTGATACCAAGACTGCAGTGAAACAGCTGAACAAAGTTGTATTGGGAGTTCTGATAGCTGTGACAATTTTTATTTGGATACTGTTACTTGAAATTGCAGATTCAAAATCACTTTGGTACATCGTCACACAACTTCTAGTGATCGCCTTTATGATGAAGAAAACATGTACAACCGTATTTGAAGCTCTAATGTTTGTTTTCGTGGCGCATCCCTTTGACGTCGGTGATCGTTGTGTTGTTGATGGCATGATT CTGTTGGTGGAGGAAATGAACATCTTAACGACGGTTTTCTTGAAGCTTGATAATGAAAAGGTATACTATCCCAATGCTGTTTTGGCTACGAAGCCGATCTCCAATTTTTACAGAAGCCCTGATATGGGCGAAGCTATTGAATTCTCAATTGATTTTGCTACTTCAATGGAGAAGATTGGATTGCTCAAAGAAAAAATCAAGCA ATATCTGGAAAACAATCCCCAACATTGGTATGCTGGACATGGATTTGTGGTGAAAGAAATAGAGAATGTGAACAAATTAAAAATGGCTATATATTGTTCTCAAACTATCAACTTTCAAGACTGGCCGGTGAAGAGCGGCCGGAGGAGTGACTTTGTTTTTGCACTCAAGACGATGCTGGAAGAATTAGAAATCAAATATTATCTTCCGCCACAACAAATTCACGTCCGCCATATTGGATCAGATGCTGCAATTGCCTCCAAATTTTGA
- the LOC126670532 gene encoding mechanosensitive ion channel protein 10-like produces the protein MSENRTAPRELLITVPGDGYLSDSACELAKMSPRCGPSPGKPPKIPVSGETLTRRRSLARSMYSKPRSRFGEQPLLVDASILEEDNLANIEEHISRNSSMRRSLSRGSHNSKSGYSVIRTNSIAHKTALGLSGHVHDHDDDDDVEDVVKKVRSFKEKKKKLGFKAVMQWIVFLSLLSLLVVSLKVEKMKEYMIWGLELWKWCVLVLVIFSGMMVTTWFMNFIVFLIERNYLLRKKVLYFVYGLKKSVQVFVWIGLNLLAWGLLFDCKTERSKKAKKFLHCVTWTLASLLIGSFLWMIKTLLLKTLACSFHVNTFFDRIQESIFHQYVLQTLSGPPLIEEAEKIGKSTSTGQLSFRSTKRSKKNEKKVIDMEKLYTMKQEKVSAGTMKALVDAITNSRLCTLSDALEESVNGRNKKTYDSEIHNEMEAIAAAYHIFNNVAKPGSKYIDEEDLLRFMIREEVDLVFPLFEPSENGQIERKSLTNWVVKVYNGRKALAHALCDTKTAVKQLNKVVLGVLIIVTTFIWILLLEIADSKSLWYIATQLLVIAFMMKNTCTTVFEALMFVFVTHPFDVGDRCVVDGAILLVEEMNILTTVFLKLDNEKVYYPNAVLAKKPVSNFYRSPDMGEAIEFSIDFATSMEKIGLLKDKIKQYLENNPQHWYAGHGFVVKEIENVNKLKMAVYCSQTINFQDWPVKSGRRSDFVFALKTMLEELEIKYYLPPQQIHVRRIGSDSTIASKF, from the exons ATGTCAGAGAATAGAACAGCCCCTAGAGAACTGCTGATAACAGTCCCAGGCGATGGTTACCTGAGTGACTCAGCTTGTGAGTTAGCAAAAATGAGTCCGAGGTGCGGCCCGAGCCCCGGTAAGCCCCCAAAAATTCCAGTTTCTGGTGAAACTCTCACGCGAAGAAGGTCTCTGGCTAGGTCAATGTATTCGAAACCTAGATCAAGATTTGGAGAACAGCCACTTCTTGTTGATGCTTCTATACTGGAAGAGGATAATTTAGCTAATATTGAAGAGCACATTTCAAGAAATTCGTCTATGAGGAGGTCATTGAGCAGAGGATCACATAATAGCAAATCTGGTTATTCTGTTATTCGGACAAACTCCATCGCTCATAAAACAGCTCTAGGACTGTCTGGTCATGTACATGACCATGACGATGACGATGACGTGGAGGATGTTGTCAAGAAAGTTCGATCtttcaaagaaaagaaaaagaaactagGTTTTAAAGCTGTTATGCAGTGGATTGTATTTCTTAGCCTCTTGAGTTTATTGGTGGTGAGCTTGAAAGTTGAGAAAATGAAGGAATATATGATCTGGGGCTTAGAGCTTTGGAAATGGTGTGTTCTTGTGCTGGTAATTTTCTCTGGAATGATGGTTACTACTTGGTTTATGAATTTCATTGTTTTCTTGATCGAAAGGAATTATTTACTGCGAAAAAAAGTTCTATATTTCGTTTACGGATTGAAAAAGAGTGTTCAAGTGTTCGTTTGGATCGGTTTGAATCTTCTTGCTTGGGGACTTTTATTTGATTGCAAAACTGAAAGATCCAAGAAAGCTAAAAAGTTTCTACACTGCGTAACTTGGACTCTTGCTTCGCTTCTCATCGGATCATTTTTGTGGATGATCAAGACTTTATTATTAAAGACTTTAGCCTGTAGTTTTCACGTAAACACGTTCTTCGACAGAATTCAAGAATCCATCTTTCACCAGTACGTTTTGCAGACACTTTCAGGGCCTCCGCTTATAGAAGAGGCCGAGAAAATTGGAAAATCGACTAGCACGGGTCAACTCAGTTTTCGGAGCACGAAAAGAAGTAAAAAGAACGAGAAAAAAGTGATTGATATGGAGAAACTGTATACAATGAAGCAAGAAAAAGTTTCAGCTGGTACTATGAAAGCTTTGGTGGATGCAATCACTAATTCGAGGCTGTGTACACTTTCTGATGCATTGGAAGAGAGTGTTAATGGAAGGAATAAAAAAACTTATGATAGTGAGATTCACAATGAGATGGAGGCGATTGCTGCTGCATATCATATTTTCAATAATGTTGCTAAGCCTGGTTCGAA gtACATTGATGAAGAGGACCTTCTAAGGTTTATGATTAGGGAAGAGGTGGATCTTGTTTTCCCACTCTTTGAACCTTCTGAGAATGGACAAATTGAGAGGAAATCTCTCACAAATTGGGTG GTCAAGGTTTACAACGGTCGGAAAGCACTTGCACATGCTTTATGTGATACCAAGACTGCAGTGAAACAGCTGAACAAAGTTGTGTTGGGAGTTCTGATAATTGTGACTACTTTTATTTGGATTCTGTTGCTTGAAATTGCAGATTCAAAATCGCTTTGGTACATCGCCACACAACTTCTAGTGATCGCCTTTATGATGAAAAATACATGTACAACCGTATTTGAAGCTCTAATGTTTGTTTTCGTGACACATCCATTCGACGTTGGTGATCGTTGTGTTGTCGATGGAGCGATC TTGTTGGTGGAGGAAATGAACATCTTAACGACAGTTTTTTTGAAGCTTGATAATGAAAAGGTATACTATCCGAATGCTGTTTTGGCTAAGAAGCCGGTCTCCAATTTTTACAGAAGCCCTGACATGGGCGAAGCTATTGAATTTTCTATTGATTTTGCAACTTCAATGGAGAAAATTGGACTGCTCAAAGATAAAATCAAGCA GTACCTGGAAAACAATCCCCAACACTGGTACGCTGGGCATGGATTTGTGGTGAAAGAAATAGAGAATGTGAACAAATTAAAAATGGCTGTGTATTGTTCACAAACAATCAACTTTCAAGACTGGCCAGTGAAGAGCGGCCGAAGGAGTGACTTTGTTTTTGCTCTCAAGACGATGCTCGAAGAATTAGAAATCAAATATTATCTTCCGCCGCAACAAATTCATGTCCGCCGTATTGGATCAGATTCTACAATTGCCTCCAAATTTTGA
- the LOC126670537 gene encoding myb family transcription factor PHL8-like gives MLKVCKPFRGNAKDCVEDDGYYWTNFVPFKESFTDYKEIQSTQGESKARIAEGIRNPINESFQIAQPLEMKKEVQRKLHEQIEVQVVGLLCRIPEK, from the exons ATGCTCAAAGTGTGCAAGCCGTTCAG AGGCAACGCCAAAGATTGTGTTGAGGATGATGGGTATTATTGGACTAACTTTGTACCATTTAAAGAGTCATTTACAG ATTACAAAGAGATACAAAGTACTCAAGGCGAATCTAAAGCACGCATTGCTGAGGGAATCCGAAATCCAATCAACGA AAGCTTTCAGATTGCTCAGCCTCTTGAAATGAAAAAGGAAGTGCAGAGAAAACTTCATGAACAGATTGAG GTTCAAGTGGTTGGCTTGCTTTGCAGAATTCCTGAGAAATAA